The stretch of DNA GAGCTCTGTCCATAGCGATCTCATCTGGTTACACAACGAGCAATATTGGATGGAATGGAGCGACACAGTATTATATTTTCTTCCTTGCAGGGCTGCACCTGCGAGGCCAGATAATTGAGTTTGCGAATCGACTAACGCCCGTCAACTGCCTCGCCCTGGTCTTAGCGTGGAGCCCTGGCGCACTATGGCTCGCCACTGGGTCCCCGGCCGGGGCAATACCTGGGGTGTTGTTCCTAGGGACAGTTTTTGGAATGATTGCCGGCTTGTCCTTTAGCAAACTGCTTATTCCCGTAACCCCGTTGCTGCAACTCGGCACGAAAACTTTGCCGGTCTATGTTCTGCATACACCTATCGCGATATTGGCCTCCCTCGCTTTCGCACAGGGCTTCATGGAATGGGCGCCTTTGTGGCTGCGCGCCGTAATGCCCATCGCGGTTGCAGCCGCAGCCATATTCTGCTCTCTAGGAATCTACTCCCTTGGGGCAAAGTCTGTATTATTTCGCGCACCGCGATGGTTTGTGATCCAGGGCACGCGACTCTTCTCGCGGGCTGACTAAGGCCTGCCCTCCTAATGAATCACATGCACTGTTCAATTTGGTCCAGTGCGGCATGCCCGTCCGAACAAAAAGCCGCTCCACCGGGCATCACACCCTGACCCACTGGGACTACCGAGGTACAGTTTGCAAGCGCTCCTGGGAGATTGCCATAGCGACATTCACGAGGGGTGCGTTCGTCATTCTTCGGAAAAAACTTGCGCCGGAGAGCGTCAAAAACTGCCATGTATGCATTCATACAGCCGAACCATCAAGATAAACCCATGCAGCAGATCAAGATTTGCGCAGCGGTTCAAGACCGCTCTCGATCCCACGGAACCCCCCAGGAACGCTTCATAAGTTATCTTGGAAGACTTGCGTCGGCGCACCGTTAACCGACACCACCAGACGTAGCTCGCTACACCTGGTGGTGTCGTTGCATTTTCGATCTCGCACGTCCCGCGGCCACGTTCCGGTCCTCACTTGGGTCAGGATGATCGGCAGCATCATCTGACATCCACAGAGGCCGCACGTTGTACTCCCTCCTGCTCGTAGAGTTACAGAGTGTAGAAAACGCTGGGAAGTCACAGCCGTGGTTCCCCTTAACCTTGACCGGCCGGGCGAAGGAGACTAGGTCAGCTGACGTGACTGCCCGCGTAGCAAAAACACGTATATATCAGCGGTGCCACCCGAATAATTGATGCCGTGGAAACGTCGCTATAATTGCAGAGACTGCACGGACATGAGCGTTCTGGTGGCGTGCCACTCGGCGGGTCCCAGCAAAAAACAACAGGGGGCCCAACGTTGGATCTGCATGACTACCTGAGAATTCTGAGGCGCCACTGGCTTTTGATCGCTGCGGCAACCTTCGCGGGCCTACTCGTCGGAGGTGCTAGTTCTATCATCACCCGGCCCACATACACGGCGGACACGCAATTATTTGTGGCGACCCAGAGTTCCGGTTCAGTCACTGAACTCCAACAAGGCAACACGTTTAGTCAGGCGCGCGTGCAATCTTATGTGAAAACTGTGACAACCCCTGTGGTTCTGCAGCCCGCGATCGACAGTTTGGGGCTAGATGTCACAGCAGAATCACTAGCGGAACGAGTCACGGCGACAACCGACATCAATACTGTCCTTATTAAGATTTCCGTCTCCGATAGCTCTCCTGCTCAGGCTGCTGCAATCGCCCAAGCCGTCTCTAACAGCTTGATCAAGACAGTAGACACACTTGAGACCCCCCGAACGGGTGGCACCTCCCCGGTCAGCCTGTCAGTGATCGACCCTGCCGACGCTCCGCTAGCGCCGTCTGCCCCGAATACCAAACTCAATTTATTCGCGGGACTGTGCATCGGTGCAGCCCTTGGTGTGGGCGGCTCCGTATTACGCACGAAGTTGGACAACCGCATCAGGGGCGAAAGCGATTTGCGTCACCTAACCGATGCGCCGCTGCTGGGCGGCATAACTTTCGATCAAGACGCCGTCAAGAAGCCTCTGCTGACTCAAACCGCGCCCCAAAGTCCCCGTGCGGAGTCGTTTCGGCAGCTTCGGACTAATTTGCAGTTTGCAAACGTCACCGGTGAAGCACGGACGGTTCTCCTTACTTCTTCGCTGCCTGGTGAGGGCAAAAGCACAACAGCTACAAACCTTGCGATTGCCTTGGCTCAAGCTGGACAGACGGTTTGTTTGGTTGATGCTGACCTCCGGCGCCCGATGGTCCACGAATACTTAGGCCTAGACAAAAGTGTTGGTCTAACAACTGCTCTCGTTGGC from Pseudarthrobacter siccitolerans encodes:
- a CDS encoding acyltransferase family protein, with amino-acid sequence MARLAWVDSARGIAITLVVLLHTSGWLTEAGLGIPFWETFNAAFSTLRMPLFFMLAGLFAAKWVAHSWVNLWTEKLSLLYWIFLIWSGLGAVFAVLSLGINGGQFEVVKTLGALGLSLIRPRFEVWFIWALALFFITAKLSKRATFLPQALVAGALSIAISSGYTTSNIGWNGATQYYIFFLAGLHLRGQIIEFANRLTPVNCLALVLAWSPGALWLATGSPAGAIPGVLFLGTVFGMIAGLSFSKLLIPVTPLLQLGTKTLPVYVLHTPIAILASLAFAQGFMEWAPLWLRAVMPIAVAAAAIFCSLGIYSLGAKSVLFRAPRWFVIQGTRLFSRAD
- a CDS encoding polysaccharide biosynthesis tyrosine autokinase, with product MDLHDYLRILRRHWLLIAAATFAGLLVGGASSIITRPTYTADTQLFVATQSSGSVTELQQGNTFSQARVQSYVKTVTTPVVLQPAIDSLGLDVTAESLAERVTATTDINTVLIKISVSDSSPAQAAAIAQAVSNSLIKTVDTLETPRTGGTSPVSLSVIDPADAPLAPSAPNTKLNLFAGLCIGAALGVGGSVLRTKLDNRIRGESDLRHLTDAPLLGGITFDQDAVKKPLLTQTAPQSPRAESFRQLRTNLQFANVTGEARTVLLTSSLPGEGKSTTATNLAIALAQAGQTVCLVDADLRRPMVHEYLGLDKSVGLTTALVGDMDINELLQPWGDDDLFVLVSGQIPPNPSELLGSQAMRAVIERLESTFDTVVIDAPPLLPVTDAAVLSQHVGGVVVVVGSSKLKHQDLQKSLSALSMVGATLLGVVLNRLPAKGPDAYAYSYYSSEPGSRDMEGLRSDRHASSRQAVPVPETLVPREEYARPANVYPSLKFRNE